The genome window TCCTGTCTACACCCAGTGGGGTAGTGTCTACCCAAAAAGTTCACTCAAGTGAGTATTTGTTGATTTAAAATAGTTTAATCATTGACAAATGtgtttgttgaaaatattaaatattgtttgtttCGCTTGCTGGACTAATAGAAAAGCTGGTTGGTAAGAACTTATGAATCTCATTGTTAGGAGATATCCTACGATCcggaatttgaatttaaacattcagatttagattaaaatttcatttcacagtttttaagttaaattatacatttttatacagaTATAATAGATTAAGAAGTAAAGTAAACTCTTAATTGATCTAGGTCCCGAAGAGAATCCAACGTTGTTACACTTTGCCGCACGCTTCGGCCTGGAGAGATTAGCTTGGCAGCTGTTGGAGTGTCCAGGCGGTGATATAGCATGCGACCTGAGGAACGTATCGGAACTCACCCCTGCGGATCTTGCAGAGCAGGCAGGACATACGAGATTGGCGCATCAGCTTCGTGGCTACATGGTACAAAAACATCGCCTTTAAAGCGACATCACAGTTAGTCCAATGGAACCGGTACTTTCGTGATATTTCTCTATACCTAATTGCAAATTGTCGCTTGGAAGATCCACCTTCTATTTTTCTCTAAACTCTACGTTTAGCTGTCCGTAGACTTCCAATTGAAAACGTGATCAGTTAAAATCagtcaaaattaattaacatcaGTTGGATTTAGTCGGAATCGGTTAGAGTTAATTACGActcgttaaataattaattaattatattccatGAAAATCACTTATGGTCAATTGGAATTAGTTTGGCGACTCTAACTAGTTTCGTCCGGATTCTAAttacaattagaaatttcaatatttatagaattttgaGATATTGTTAATGAAGAATGATTGTAGGCTTGATTTATAGAATTTCTTATTGATCTTTTGGTATGTTTCGGTGAATTAACTGGTATCTTACTTTTGAATTGCATGTTTCGGGCTTCCCCTTGAATTCTCGCGCACGGTGCCGCAGCAAATGAACGAGTTCACCAACATGTACAGCTATTTGAAAGTGATCAGCGAGACCACTACAGACCAAGCGGCAAGTGAGTAGACcctcttttattaaaatctgtATTTTATGTCTTTTGAAATTTGTACGCACTTATATTTGAATCTATGGTcacaaatatacaattatatagaTAAACAAttgtgatatatataaatggcCCAATATTAAGatcgaaacatttttcagGCGCGGACCCATCGACAACTAACACATCAAGCGACACCAATAACGACAAGGAGGATTATTGTCGTCCACGACCCTTGAGCGAAGCTTATTCGGTGCCACCGGCCGCAAGGCCAATAACGTCCTTGATCTTGCCAGGTCAATTATCAGTAACCCCTAGCCCGACCACCAGTAACCCCATTGAGGCAAATTATTCAATCGTACCAGCACCGACTCCCGTCATCGCCAGTCCGTCAACACCAACGCCTGTGATGACCTCCTCGAACGGCTTTGAACTCCCTCTTCAAGGTTATATGAAAATGCATCCAGCTGGTAGGTAACTCTATAAAGAGATAGACGTaggatatttaaatttgaattattgaatttgcatatttaaatttctcaagttgaatattaaaatatttgagtacttaaatttttaaatcttgaaACCTCGTAATTTACAagtaattttcgaaatattccaaCCTGAAACCTTTCCAAGCACTGTCGAAAGATTGATTTCcaaatttaattcttcaaGGACCAAAAACACCAACGTCGAACGCAGTGAGCCAGCAACCATCTCGAACAGCGACGCCCACCCAGAGTCGTTCAGATTCTCATCCCATGCCTGCTCGAGAAGAAAATAGTCAATCCTCCTTCTCTTATGGTAGAACCACCTCCAATTCCAGCAGCACAAAGTCGAGGGAACCGTCTGGGCCTCAGGACGAGTTACTAGAAATCATAAACGACTTCAAGAACAACGTGTTCACGATAACCGAAGTGGAAAGATTGGTCGAGAACTGGAGGAATCGCAACGATGTTCAACAGAGCTTCAAAGACAAACAGAGGCAACTCACTGCGATGAgggaagaatatgaaagaatacagaaaagaatgaaagagGAAATGAAGGCTCCTACACCTTTTGACAGAATCAGAAAGTTCTTCTCCAAAGGAAAGAAAGGTTCGTTAGagcaaaatacatatattatagatAATCCTCTGTTTCATAaggttttaatttattgttacttTTAAATTGTAGATACGAAGGACTCTACGACCGGAAGTGACGATTCTTCTTCGACCAGCAAAGTGGAGAATGTTAATGGTACTCTAACCGACCGTAGGCCAGTTAGCAGTTTAAGTCTCCGCAGTGTTTCAAGTACGTATTTCGATAGTAAAGTTTATTCTTtgaagagaaaatattttaattaatttctatttccttAGGCTCGTCTTCGTCTGGTAGAATGAGCACTGCCAGCGGATGCAGTGGGACCAGTTTAGGTGACAGTGGAACTCATTCTGATACTGAGGATCGACGAGTtagtatttagaaaaatatataatcgaTATCTCAATAAAAAACTTTGAAAACCTTCCTACAGCtgcaaatacttttatttcgttgaTTGTAGAACTTGAAATTTCTGAATGAAAAATGGTTTCAGTTACAAAATGCCAGAGAGGATAAAGCGGGCGTGATGTCGTACGAAATACCACCAGCTCCAAAGCCATTCGCAGGAAGGTATTCCCCGGCGCTTAGGTATTCCCCATCTCCTCGTTCCTCGACTGGAAACGATTTAGACTTGAGACCATCACAGCCACAATTACGAGGCGAGGATACCGAATACTACATCGCTTTTCCACCATCGGGATTACCCATTCACTGTTAGTAAtcaaatagtaaaattttaaaagcctataataaaacaatccgagtagaaaataaataatttcgattAATACATACTAcgatatttaaagatatacGCTAAAAGCAGTTTCGATTTTAGATAATTCCAAGACGATCAATTATATTCTGATTAATCAtagatttgtaatttaaattttattccgaATAAAAGATTCTAAATAACAGTTTTCAATAATGATCAACAGCTTTCAAGACAGAGGCTCCTCTGAAGGAACCAAAAACTCCAAGCTCCCCGTGTGATCACCCTAGGTACCTGGACTTGATTCAAAATTCATTGCCAGTCACTAATGACGCTTCAGAACCAGAGTCCTCCAGACATTGTGGCAACAGTTACGCAAACATTGACCCGTCTACGTTGAACCCAGCACCAGTACCGCCTGCTGGCATGTGCATTCCAACAAATTACGTGAACGTGACTCCAGCCTGCGTCACCTCGTCTCAAGAAACTACACAAGGTCAGCAAACCGAGCAGAGACACTCACTCGATTTAAATCATGTATCTGAAACCTCGAAGAATTCAACCAAGGCCGAGACTCCCAGTcaaacagaagaaaataagGCCACTGATGACGTACAAGGTCAAGACAATGTTTTGACTGAAGTTCAAGGTAAAAATAACGAGGAATACGTGGAAACGAATCTGGCAAATAGTTCAGAAGGCGTGGATGTACCGGATACTGGTAAACTGCCGGAATATATGAACGTCGACGTTCCTCAGGATCAGAAAGCTGGCGCCACGAAGAAAGTGCCTGCTCCTCCTGTTCCACCAAGAGGTAAAGTTActtttatctctttttatttaagtTATTCTGTTATCATATTATGAATGCAATTGATACGTATTAGGTTGGATAACTCATGCTTATACATGCTTCCCTATTTCCTTTGCATGTATTTCTGTGCATTTTTTCTGGTATCAAATACTTTCTGTTTCaagcattttcaaatttactaCTTACatagtattttaatttaatttagtaGCAGTTTAATGACGTAACTTCCATTAGATGAATGAAGATCATATCTCATCATAACAAGCTATTTcaagataaaagaatatacGTGACTAAATATAGTCACAGTATTTCCTAGTATTTACTCAGTTTCTCTTCCATGAAATATTTACCAATTCTCTACTTGTAAATTTCAGCGAACCGTGtcataaatatatcaaatatcaatCATTCTAACTCAAGGTTTATTCGTTCATCATATACCCAGAAATAGTTGAGAAGGAACTATTAAAGGAGTTTAAATTGCATCTATAACCAAATGAccaaatagaattttaatttaattgaaatctaCTCCACGAATTCCTTACCAGTTTAGTCACTGGCCATTCCCTTTTACTTAGCGGGGAATCACGAAGGTTGTCGATTACTTAAGACGCTTTAGTGAACTTTCATCATCATTTGCTActtttaacgctatatatgtgtgtgtgtgcaaATCATTTCGCTCGTACAGTCGATTCatcaaaattttgtttctattttctgTTACAGTTACCACgaagaagtaaaataaaaacgattaCCACGAATAGAAGTACTTGAAAAGAAGTCGTTTCTCCGACTGGAGACTTTAATGGGCGGATCGTTCAAAAATAGTGCTCTCGGCGATCGTTTTTCATTGGAGAAATACTCGAGTATGATTTCAAGTACTCGACGTCAGTGTTCTTCGTAATCCTTAGTATTAATAGCGTATTTAACTGTAAATTGTTCGGTTCAAGATAGTCGCTATGGCTCATGTCTTCTATGTACATTACCTTCgttcttttatctttctttctctttgttctAATACTCAGTGAGGTGCAACTTAATCTGTAGTTTTTGTTTATGGTATTGTACTGCAATTAAGTGCGTTTGTTGGTCGTTATTAGTCTAAAACTGCCTCGAATGCGTTACGAGAATAAAAccaatgtataattaattattaacttgTTACTGTTATCGATAAGCGAAATATACTATTGTTCATAGTatcgaagatatttttaaagtgtcttaagtatattataaaatattttaatcgtttcgatatttccataaattttattagattaGGAACAAATTTGGGGATCTCAAATCATTAAGATCGATAAATTTGAGATCTTCAAAGATTTTAAGTTTAAGTTTCGGAACCCGAATCGTTAA of Bombus fervidus isolate BK054 chromosome 16, iyBomFerv1, whole genome shotgun sequence contains these proteins:
- the Stumps gene encoding DBB domain-containing protein stumps, coding for MAVDNPSYFSLSSGTATSSVSTTPASTTSVAFSPPSKGPTGLTALFRRRPCKMGTTSSASVLSTSTTSTLIPQENNKGSTSGASTPTEEKMPMLPRNGTGQCGNGAHGGPGNQRRSFRNLFRSVSANADHERTQQFLKGDPRPSDVAPPSPYLPHRSHSHSENDRRRPGRSRAVLKSASELLSNDMVYCGLARDNHNHDDDDDDDDDDDQDSNEVFVGVDDARYYNLSSTLPATGSAAAGRRRHSISTFIGKDRGSSSKDHVSRKQPQSPTVLVEPDTMAPPAPVDTVDGVHVEDRKTRSCSRSRRRRHRSSSSRGSRSATGLSKIDSHPEDDVLFVSSKDSEISSLWVNYLTACFEQISRQQGRPPFKVRHVTIEESMQPGTEERIRSARLQIVVVCPILLERVQTRPEHATNLSRQLIADKVLAMMLGVHDSHISDVHKSILVSYNQWRKFFVKDQDETFVGELLGAAVGILGTMPPPALRSDKTAFSVHPKKVKLGHNRIIALLNDPLRPEDNVSVIVDRCGEAIDIAHVKRRNPYALQFSIPDRCLEVSMLVGVRIAKNGCPLGVRQVKCESRLRELDQILRAHDNPLEFMCQTFGFNPGDREKLDNWMVHAFQRNVPPHFNLLSTPSGVVSTQKVHSSPEENPTLLHFAARFGLERLAWQLLECPGGDIACDLRNVSELTPADLAEQAGHTRLAHQLRGYMQMNEFTNMYSYLKVISETTTDQAASADPSTTNTSSDTNNDKEDYCRPRPLSEAYSVPPAARPITSLILPGQLSVTPSPTTSNPIEANYSIVPAPTPVIASPSTPTPVMTSSNGFELPLQGYMKMHPAGPKTPTSNAVSQQPSRTATPTQSRSDSHPMPAREENSQSSFSYGRTTSNSSSTKSREPSGPQDELLEIINDFKNNVFTITEVERLVENWRNRNDVQQSFKDKQRQLTAMREEYERIQKRMKEEMKAPTPFDRIRKFFSKGKKDTKDSTTGSDDSSSTSKVENVNGTLTDRRPVSSLSLRSVSSSSSSGRMSTASGCSGTSLGDSGTHSDTEDRRLQNAREDKAGVMSYEIPPAPKPFAGRYSPALRYSPSPRSSTGNDLDLRPSQPQLRGEDTEYYIAFPPSGLPIHSFKTEAPLKEPKTPSSPCDHPRYLDLIQNSLPVTNDASEPESSRHCGNSYANIDPSTLNPAPVPPAGMCIPTNYVNVTPACVTSSQETTQGQQTEQRHSLDLNHVSETSKNSTKAETPSQTEENKATDDVQGQDNVLTEVQGKNNEEYVETNLANSSEGVDVPDTGKLPEYMNVDVPQDQKAGATKKVPAPPVPPRVTTKK